The Cyclopterus lumpus isolate fCycLum1 chromosome 6, fCycLum1.pri, whole genome shotgun sequence genome contains a region encoding:
- the mical3a gene encoding protein-methionine sulfoxide oxidase mical3a isoform X2, protein MGDGGAGAAGGDGVNKSHVLFDKFVQGTTCKGTLKAFQELCDHLEVKPCEYRVFYHKLKSKLNYWKAKALWAKLDKRACQKEYKKGRVCANSKCLIIGAGPCGLRTAIELGFLGAKVVLLEKRDAFSRNNVLHLWPFTIQDLRGLGAKKFYGKFCAGAIDHISIRQLQLILLKVALLLGIEIHVNVEFKGLIEPPEDQETERIGWRAEVHPRTHPVNELEFDVIVGADGRRNTLPGFRRKEFRGKLAIAITANFINRNTSAEAKVEEISGVAFIFNQKFFQDLREATGVDLENIVYYKDDTHYFVMTAKKQSLLEKGVILHDYADTELLLSRANVDQAALLSYACEAADFSTNHQLPTLDFAINHYGQPDVAMFDFTCMYASENAAMLRQRNGHNLLVALVGDSLLEPFWPMGTGIARGFLAAMDSGWMVRSWAQGKTPLEVLAERESIYRLLPQTTPENISKNFSHYSVDPTTRYPNISLNFLKPSQVRHLCDTGESREMRIEIENVINSSTPKLARNESIARSSKLLNWCQRQTEGYRNVSVTDLTMSWKSGLALCALIDRYRPDLIDFDSLDERDQEKNNQLGFDVAEREFGISPCMTGKEMSSVIEPDKLSMVMYLSQFYEMFKDTVPPGDNHNLSPEEKAALISSTKSPISFLSKLGQSIAISRKRNPKDKKEKDVDGLGKRRKTSQSEDEEVSRTGRDDRPSAPAVLSERKMDSCTVGNHNKVKVMATQLLAKFEENAPQTTGLKRQGESLPNLDRLFPLTSPQTPVNEPVRLAPVPAWRKGSLRKEFPANIGGSDVCFFCRKRVYVMERLSAEGKFFHRSCFKCEYCSTTLRLSSYAFDVEDGKFYCKPHFCYRLSGYAQRKRPAPSPTQIIAKENQAPQTPTTTEDAPGRSMAAAAAPLAELQPSAPVANGLQEPSLAKRLRGTPERIELENYRLSMQREEELEEVPEETLAEHNLSSVLDKATDADLGSSSSESDMEEEDEQEDQDPEEVEQQPLSPSDLGGVPWREAVELHSKLRGDEDEDEDEALADAVSRDREVDEDDEEYEEEDEDEDDDESSDEGDYCPWDRELQSGLWLEKHLTDEDDVGTFKARNLQIQQVLQPVDPQAIPGLVRTRPDSEADKEGQLASASLLSQPSELTQPSSAEPCEDGDLEAEADSPDIEPGTEMDQDDIPSDAEAEARLQQSERAAVLPEEDRKLESVKTASSIEPSGVGPIQKEDVVLSQLKPSPEPQPQITPVKSPGTRFFPEPFTPEERKTEGSTPSPSPAARSPLCPSPAPVHDPSSGPSPTLAAAASPVNVPASSPISSVIKSPINSPVIESPVRSSVKSPAGSPIRSQPTPLPEACTPKSPVYPPRSICPLTGNPLSPICAQPLPCQEPSSPLTSDSPVRNQPVPGVTSTPMTNTDMGTPEPSTCIDSSTEETPSKKTDIIEEFWLKSAEIRKSLGLTPLDRSSKILEKSVVTAPSQDSTPVKPQSPDVPEEQKPAFTGRAVIRRLNITLEGQVITPLAPVEPKSNGSDRRDLSSSSGLGLNGSTATSQTVNSDGYNTSDSIMLTPPSSPPPPVPANQSPAVLRQPRHQVSWSNGTDQPPSERAKEPAKTKSPVPAPRTQLSPVSAPKPAPRKLSSPQADPEPEPAPVVVMREKKKPRPQEVRKSFVETVEEIPFADDVEESYDERTPETSMNRYYTPPTSKPSRERPPLHLALAMENGKPNIPVHQALKNQRATQFSPEAKEIAEERMKAREKSVKSQLLKDAMAKQLHKMKESDIDKGALPKVAWSVTQDVAAKSKKSAVSPNTSAVKALESKKAETLPERFFSSNKSLDSSVASSDGSSASKSKKRSSLFSPRKNKKEKKAKNDSSRLSGTDETPPKHKSLWKAVFSGYKKDKKKKEDKSCPSTPSSSSTTQGSGKKKSSPLGKSSDLKSRRNLSFSEDSDLSCDDVLERSSQKSKADSVYVPHALAFKRSYATKKTYTEEELNAKLTRKVQKAARRQAKQEELKRLHRAQIIQRQLEQVEEKQRQLEERGVAVEKALRGEADYWGDSNYSEILDLHLGGMGKKDDPKLMQEWFKLVQEKNALVRYESELMIFARELELEDRQSRLQQELRERMAVEDNLKTEKELGQEKQILNEMLEVVEQRDALVALLDEQRLREKEEDKDLEGVMLSKGFNLNWV, encoded by the exons ATGGGGGATGGAGGCGCCggtgcagctggaggagacgggGTGAACAAGTCCCATGTTCTGTTCGACAAGTTCGTCCAGGGCACCACGTGTAAAGGCACGCTCAAGGCCTTCCAGGAGCTGTGCGACCACCTCGAGGTCAAGCCCTGCGAGTACAGGGTCTTCTATCACAAGCTCAAGTCCAAACTCAACTACTGGAAGGCCAAGGCGCTCTGGGCAAAGTTGGACAAGCGGGCCTGCCAGAAGGAGTACAAGAAGGGCCGTGTCTGTGCCAACTCAAAG TGTCTGATCATTGGTGCGGGGCCATGCGGCTTACGTACAGCTATCGAGCTGGGTTTCCTTGGGGCCAAAGTGGTGCTGCTGGAGAAGAGAGACGCCTTCTCTCGGAACAATGTGCTGCACCTCTGGCCCTTCACCATCCAGGACCTCAGGGGCCTCGGGGCCAAGAAGTTCTACGGAAAGTTCTGCGCTGGTGCTATCGATCATATCA GTATTCGTCAGCTACAGTTGATTCTGCTCAAAGTGGCTCTCCTGCTGGGCATCGAGATCCATGTCAACGTTGAGTTCAAGGGTCTTATTGAGCCCCCAGAAGATCAAGAGACTGAAA gGATAGGCTGGAGGGCTGAGGTCCACCCCAGGACACACCCTGTCAACGAGCTGGAGTTTGATGTCATCGTCGGGGCAGATGGAAGGAGAAACACGCTACCAG GGTTTCGGCGTAAGGAGTTCAGAGGAAAGCTTGCCATCGCCATCACCGCTAACTTCATCAACAGGAACACGTCGGCGGAGGCAAAGGTTGAGGAGATCAGCGGGGTCGCCTTCATCTTCAACCAGAAGTTCTTTCAAGACCTCAGAGAAGCGACAG GTGTTGACCTGGAAAACATCGTCTACTACAAGGACGACACACACTACTTTGTGATGACTGCCAAAAAGCAGAGCCTGTTGGAGAAAGGAGTCATTCTGCAT GACTATGCCgacacagagctgctgctgtccaGGGCCAACGTGGACCAGGCCGCCCTGCTGTCTTATGCCTGCGAGGCTGCGGATTTCTCCACCAACCACCAGCTGCCCACGCTGGACTTCGCCATCAACCACTACGGCCAGCCCGACGTAGCCATGTTCGACTTCACTTGCATGTACGCCTCGGAGAACGCCGCCATGTTGCGCCAACGCAACGGCCACAATCTGCTGGTGGCGCTCGTGGGCGACAGCCTGttggag CCCTTCTGGCCCATGGGCACTGGCATCGCCCGAGGTTTCCTGGCAGCCATGGACTCGGGCTGGATGGTGAGGAGCTGGGCTCAGGGCAAAACCCCTCTTGAGGTTCTAGCTGAGAG GGAGAGTATATACCGCCTACTGCCCCAAACCACGCCAGAAAACATCAGTAAGAACTTCAGTCATTACAGCGTGGACCCCACCACGCGCTACCCCAACATCAGCCTTAACTTCCTCAAGCCTAGCCAG gtgagGCACCTTTGCGACACAGGGGAGTCCAGGGAAATGCGCATTGAAATTGAGAATGTGATCAACTCGTCGACACCAAAGTTGGCCAGGAATG AATCCATAGCTCGATCCAGTAAGCTGCTGAACTGGTGCCAGAGACAAACGGAGGGTTACAGGAATGTTAGTGTGACCGACCTGACGATGTCTTGGAAGAGCGGTCTGGCCCTGTGCGCCCTCATTGACCGATACCGACCGGACCTCAT TGACTTTGATTCCCTGGATGAGCGAGACCAGGAGAAGAACAACCAGTTGGGTTTCGACGTAGCCGAGAGGGAATTTGGCATCTCGCCCTGCATGACGGGCAAGGAGATGTCTTCTGTGATAGAGCCAGACAAGCTCTCCATGGTCATGTACCTCAGCCAGTTCTATGAGATGTTTAAGGACACAGTGCCACCCGGAG ATAACCACAATTTGAGTCCTGAGGAGAAGGCGGCACTGATATCCAGCACCAAGTCCCCCatctccttcctcagcaaactTGGTCAGAGCATAGCAATATCCAGGAAACGAAATCCAAAG GACAAAAAGGAGAAGGATGTGGACGGCTtggggaagagaaggaaaaccAGCCAGTCTGAAGAT GAGGAGGTATCCAGAACCGGCCGCGACGACAGGCCGTCGGCCCCAGCTGTCCTATCGGAGAGAAAAATGGACTCCTGCACTGTGGGGAACCacaacaaagtcaaagtcatGGCCACCCAGCTGCTTGCCAAGTTTGAGGAGAACGCTCCACAGACTACGGGACTCAAACGACAG GGGGAATCTCTGCCCAATCTGGATCGCCTTTTTCCCCTTACCTCGCCCCAAACCCCTGTGAATGAGCCAGTGCGCCTGGCACCTGTCCCAGCATGGAGAAAG ggcTCACTCAGAAAAGAGTTCCCCGCCAACATTGGGGGCAGCGACGTGTGTTTCTTCTGCCGTAAGCGTGTGTACGTGATGGAGAGGCTGAGCGCAGAGGGGAAGTTCTTCCATCGCAGCTGCTTCAAGTGTGAATACTGTAGCACCACGCTACGACTGTCCTCCTACGCCTTCGATGTGGAGGACG GGAAATTTTACTGCAAGCCTCACTTCTGCTACCGCCTGTCTGGCTACGCTCAGAGAAAGAGGCCTGCTCCCTCCCCGACTCAAATCATTGCTAAG GAGAACCAGGCGCCCCAAACTCCCACGACGACCGAGGATGCCCCCGGGAGGTCGatggcggcagcagcagcgcccTTGGCCGAGCTCCAGCCCTCAG CACCGGTGGCCAACGGACTGCAGGAGCCCAGCCTCGCTAAACGTCTGCGGGGAACTCCGGAGCGCATCGAGTTGGAGAACTACCGTCTGTCcatgcagagggaggaggagctggaggaggtgcCTGAGGAGACGCTGGCAGAACACAACCTCAGCAGTGTGCTGGACAAGGCCACAGACGCCGACCTGGGCTCCAG TAGCTCAGAGtcagacatggaggaggaggacgagcagGAGGATCAGGATCCGGAGGAGGTGGAACAGCAGCCTCTCAGCCCTTCAGACCTCGGCGGCGTTCCCTGGAGGGAGGCGGTAGAGCTCCACTCCAAACTGAGAGgcgacgaggacgaggacgaggacgaggctCTGGCCGATGCAGTCAGCAGAGACCGGGAGGTAGACGAAGACGATGAAGAGtatgaggaggaagacgaggacgaagacgacgacGAGTCGAGCGATG AGGGGGACTACTGCCCGTGGGATAGAGAGCTCCAGTCAGGCCTTTGGCTTGAGAAGCACCTCACAGATGAAGACGATGTTGGTACATTTAAAG CCAGGAACCTACAGATCCAACAAGTCCTGCAGCCTGTGGATCCCCAGGCCATTCCAGGTTTGGTGAGAACACGCCCGGACTCTGAGGCAGACAAGGAGGGCCAGCTGGCCTCAGCCTCCCTACTCTCCCAGCCCTCTGAGCTCACGCAGCCCTCCTCCGCAG AGCCCTGTGAGGATGGAGATTTGGAAGCAGAAGCAGACAGTCCAGATATTGAGCCCGGTACAGAGATGGATCAGG ATGACATCCCTTCGGATGCAGAAGCTGAGGCTCGTTTGCAGCAGTCGGAGCGGGCTGCAGTGCTTCCTGAGGAAGACAGGAAATTAGAAAGTGTGAAAACGGCCTCCAGTATTG AGCCGTCCGGCGTCGGCCCCATTCAGAAAGAAGATGTTGTTCTTTCCCAACTCAAACCATCTCCAGAGCCCCAACCACAG ATAACGCCGGTGAAGTCTCCCGGCACGCGCTTCTTCCCGGAACCGTTCACACCCGAGGAAAGGAAGACTGAGGGCtcaactccttctccttctccagccgCCAGGAGCCCACTGTGTCCTTCGCCTGCTCCAGTCCACGATCCGTCCTCTGGCCCTTCTCCTACTCTTGCTGCTGCCGCCTCCCCTGTCAACGTCCCTGCCTCATCTCCAATAAGTTCAGTCATCAAATCACCCATCAACTCTCCAGTCATCGAGTCACCCGTCAGATCCTCAGTCAAGTCCCCTGCTGGCTCCCCAATCCGCTCTCAGCCCACCCCGCTACCAGAGGCTTGCACACCTAAATCTCCTGTCTACCCTCCCCGCTCTATTTGCCCTCTCACGGGCAaccccctctccccaatctgtgCTCAGCCTTTGCCGTGCCAGGAACCCTCGTCGCCCCTCACCTCGGACTCTCCCGTCAGAAATCAGCCTGTCCCCGGCGTCACTTCGACGCCCATGACTAACACGGACATGGGCACGCCTGAACCCTCCACGTGCATAGATTCCTCGACGGAGGAAACTCCATCGAAAAAGACGGATATCATTGAGGAGTTTTGGTTGAAGAGTGCTGAGATCAGGAAGAGCCTCGGCCTGACTCCCTTGGACCGCAGCAGTAAAATCTTGGAGAAGAGTGTTGTTACTGCTCCATCGCAGGACTCCACCCCCGTCAAGCCTCAGTCTCCAGACGTACCAGAGGAACAGAAGCCTGCCTTTACAGGCCGAGCTGTCATTCGCAGACTCAACATCACTCTTGAAGGTCAGGTCATCACCCCCCTTGCTCCCGTGGAGCCCAAGAGTAATGGCTCTGATCGGAGGGacctcagcagcagctctggtttGGGGCTGAATGGGAGCACGGCCACGAGCCAGACAGTGAACAGCGATGGCTACAACACGTCGGACTCCATCATGCTCACCCCGCCCTCCAGCCCGCCACCACCCGTGCCTGCGAATCAGTCTCCAGCCGTGCTCAGGCAGCCGAGGCATCAGGTGTCCTGGAGCAACGGAACAGATCAGCCTCCATCCGAGCGTGCCAAAGAGCCGGCAAAAACCAAGAGTCCCGTTCCCGCACCGAGGACCCAACTGAGCCCCGTGTCTGCACCCAAACCTGCGCCCAGGAAGCTCTCCTCGCCTCAGGCGGATCCAGAGCCAGAACCAGCTCCAGTGGTCGTcatgagggagaagaagaagccccGGCCGCAGGAGGTGAGGAAGTCGTTCGTGGAGACGGTGGAGGAGATTCCGTTCGCCGACGACGTGGAGGAGTCCTACGACGAGCGGACGCCAGAAACCAGCATGAACAGGTACTATACTCCACCCACCAGCAAGCCCAGCAGGGAAAGGCCTCCCCTGCATCTGGCTCTAGCGATGGAAAACGGTAAACCCAATATCCCTGTCCACCAAGCCCTTAAGAACCAGAGGGCAACTCAATTCTCCCCAGAGGCCAAGGAGATCGCAGAAGAGAGAATGAAGGCCAGAGAAAAGTCCGTTAAGAGCCAGCTGTTGAAAGACGCCATGGCCAAGCAGCTACATAAAATGAAAGAGTCTGACATCGACAAGGGTGCCTTACCTAAGGTGGCCTGGAGCGTCACCCAAGATGTTGCTGCGAAAAGTAAAAAGTCAGCCGTATCCCCAAATACATCAGCCGTGAAAGCGCTGGAGTCGAAGAAGGCCGAGACTTTACCCGAGCGCTTCTTCAGCAGCAACAAGAGTCTGGACAGCTCCGTGGCTTCGTCAGACGGCTCCTCCGCGAGTAAGAGCAAGAAACGAAGTTCCCTCTTCTCGCCGCGCAAGaataagaaggagaaaaaggcaAAGAACGACAGCAGCAGGCTCTCCGGCACGGACGAGACGCCGCCCAAACACAAGTCCCTGTGGAAGGCCGTCTTCTCGGGATACAAgaaggacaaaaagaagaaggaagataAATCTTGTCCGAGCACGCCGTCCTCGAGCTCCACCACTCAGGGCTctgggaagaagaaaagttCGCCCCTCGGGAAATCATCGG ACTTGAAATCACGCAGAAACTTGAGCTTCTCTGAGGACTCGGACCTGTCCTGTGATGACGTTCTGGAGAGGTCCTCCCAGAAGTCAAAGGCTGAT TCTGTTTATGTCCCTCACGCACTGGCGTTCAAGAGATCGTACGCCACAAAG AAAACCTACACGGAGGAAGAGCTGAATGCCAAGCTGACGCGAAAGGTCCAGAAAGCTGCACGACGGCAAGCCAAGCAGGAGGAACTCAAGAGGCTGCACCGAGCCCAG ATCATCCAGAGACAgctggagcaggtggaggagaagcagaggcagctggaggagaggggcGTCGCTGTGGAGAAGGCTTTGAGAGGAGAAGCAG ACTATTGGGGAGATTCTAATTACAGTGAAATCTTGGACTTGCATCTGGGCG